AAGTGAAGTTCTTGAGTGCGAGAGAACTACACTGAATTCCACGTGCAGGTAcgcacacagctgcagcttaAGGTCTGGCTGTCTGCTAGGACGGTAAGAACTTTAAGGATGATATCACAAGTGTGCGAGGGAGAGAGTgagcatgtatgtatgtatgtgtatgtatatatatattcacacatattcagttGTTGTGTGTTACCTGGCATCTGCAATGAACGGAAAGATGCCGTTGTAGAAGAACATGATGGTGAGAACCAGGAGCCAGTATCTTAGCGACAGAAGCCTCACATCCTGAATTCtctacagacagaaaaacaaataacttaGTCAATACAATGGCTTCGGAATGTACTGCCCGTGCACACTACTACACAGTAATCGTTTTGAATATAAAAGAACAAATGcttatattttttaactttattcttactgtgcaatattcatttctTGCTCATTTCCCTGTcatgggactaataaaggattatcttattaTATTCTAATGATTTTGGAATCAGGTTATTATCAAAAGATACTGTGCGTACCACTTTGCGAGACTGCTCTTGAATGGCTCCATCGAGACCAAGCTGCTTCATTCCAACCTTGTCCATCGTACTGACAACAATTGCTGATATAAAGCCCAGCACACATAACAGCGTACCTGGAAAACGAGGGTGCGGTgtggcaaatgaaaaaaatactctttaatgacattttatcaTCATTAAGTCACGCCATAGACCTTGAGGTTGACTTACCTCCCCAGAGGGTCCACTGCATGCCGTATTTTTCCTCAAAGTTCTGGGTGAGGAAGAAGTTCAGGACCGAACCCAGGCGCGAGAACGCCAGGGTCAGCCCGAAGGCCAAGGCCAGCTCCTTCCCTTTGAACCAGAAGGCTGTGATGCGGTTCTGAACGACTGCAATGAGAAAAAGAGTGGACAGAACGGTTACGAAAATTCATCAGAGGTGTCGCTGCAAAAAGATTTGACTGATGTGAGGCGGCCATACTGGTCAGAGATCCGTTGCCTGATCCAAACAGCAGTCGGCCTGTGAGCATCAGTGGCAGCAGATAGGGCGTCCCTTTGAAGTGGGAACCCAGGGCAAACAGTGACGAGCCCAAGACAcacaggaaagagaagagaaacacgCCGACTGCacggaggaggacacagaaatcAATTCAGCCccaccattttttttctttgggcttttgtttgtttaaacctTTAACTTACAGCGATTTCCTAATTTGTCAATCAGGAACCCGGCGATGATCACCACTACTGCATTCCTGTTGATAGAGCAAAAAAATAACTGAATCTCTCCTCTGACAAGCCATTCATCAGTTTATGTGCAGGTCAATGTTTTGTGTGTACATACGTCCAGGCATAGATAGCATAGAGAAGATTGTACTGCTGAGGGTTCATCCCCAGTCCCTCCACACAGTCCACTGTCCCATTGATCACTGTCACATTGGGACATGTCAGGTTCTGTCAAATAAAGAGGAAGGCGAAGATAAGATAGCGTCTGTCTCACAACAAATTGAGGGCAGATGTTGGAATTGGAACACGAATGTAAATGTGAGGAAATGACTTGATACTCATTGTATCTTCAAGCTGTTATTTTACCCCTTGGAACTGATCCTGCAGAACGCTGGGGATGTCGAAGCAGAAGTAGGAGCCAAACGTCAGCAGACAGTTGAAGAACAGCACGCCAAAGCGATAATACGCTGGAAAAAGTAGCAAATAATGTGATGACTGGTTTTCCTGGCTAATATCACGTAACTCACAACAATATAAGTCAAAACACAACTAAAACTCCTTAGTACTTCAGTATTTCATCGTACAAGAAAATTCCTAAACACTTATAACACAACAATATCTTCcagaaatttaatttaacacaAAAGAAATATTTGCAAATTGTGAACCGAATATAAAAAAAGTCTCTGAACCTCCCAAAGCAGAAGATGACTTTATTAATGGACTCATCGTGAAGAATTGCCTAGATGTGGTAAATTTAACCATCACAAACTCAAGCACATGAAAGCgacataaacattttgtttgtttacataaTTAATTTCTCCATTGTACAAAAGCCCTTTAACTCCTGAAACAGAAAATTGCAATGGACTTGCTCTACTTTATACAAGAATGTGGTTTAGACAAGAAGCATAAGCCCTTTAATTTGAACttaaatattctttatttataatttatttcatgtctgttttgtctctttgtatCGCTTTATCTATACAGCTGCATATGATCGTGCCagattgtttttacatttgagaatggttcatttaaaaaaatctgaatgaatGACTGTGGAGAAGTcagttattattgtttattatttattgttgttgtcactATTGCCTGCTGTTTATGTGTTGGTTCTGTGTAAAGTTGGGGTTTGTCTAACTACAATTAAACAAGTgaattacaaaaacacaaaatgtggcAACAAGTAACTTCCCAGTTGGTCACATGAAATCTTTTTCACCGACACAGGGGAAACTTAAACTGCTGAGCTGGTCAATCTCAGTGACCCAGTTGTTTCCTCAGAGAAGAAGGTGGAggtttagcttagcttagcacaagcCTGGCACTTAAGTTGCTGTTTTAGAGATGAAATAACGCAGAAGTCAAACGTACCTCTCTCAGCCGGCTGCACCATTGCGAGGAAAACCACTGTTCGATATAAAAGAATGTGTCAGATCACATCGTCCTGTGTTGTTTACATGAGCTGAGTATCTGTGTGAGGCTGCTCAGTCTACCCACAATCCTCCGCTGCTTCCGCTCACCACAGATCTATAAACTACATGGAgttatctgctgctgcgtaCCGATTGTATAGAAATCTGCGCAAACAGCGAGAGGCCGACATGCTttgtaaaaactttatttacagaacTTGTTTTCCCCCGTTTgcaagttttatttatttgtttgtttgtatatttattggCAGCATTACGcaaatatatactatatatatacacacacattattttactttacatacagtctattgAGAGTTCACTTTACTTTACACACAGTCTGGGGAGGATTCAtcttactttataaacagtctatgaagagtttatttttctttacatacAATAACATTTGTTAGGAAACCAGGGCCTGTCTGTTCCTATATCATCTCCCAAAACTGACTTTTACTGAACAGCTTTTTACTTAATTCTATTAGCTTGCTTTTAACTGACTTATGTTTAAGTGATGgtttatcatattattattagtagtagtattgtaGCAGTAGTAGGAGTATCACTATTATATCACTTGTTGCCTTTAATGTTTAgttttctagtttttattttgtccgcTTATTAAACCACTTTGTAACGACTGTTAAAGGGTTTGTATAAATACATGCTGCGCGTTTCGGAAAGCGTGTCCCTCGGCGGACACCATCGAACACACCGGCGATGTAAACAAAGCAGTTATACACCGGGTGTAAACACCCTCTGGTCACGTGTTAATGCTTTGACATGTCTGTTTTGCGCAGAGCGGACGCTTGGGAAATATCTGAATCTGAAGAGGAAACCGACATTGAGACAAAATCACAGTTAAACCAAGATGAGATCAGTCAAACCACAACAACCAGCTCTCACTGCAGTTCAGACCTCAAACGCAAAACCTCACCAGCAACGAGAAGCGGCTCAGACCGAACCTCTGCTTCGCTGCCACATCATGGCTCCGACACACCGGGTCCGGCGAGGAAACGCCgcagcagggaggaggtggaggcggacagagagagagccagggagaggagggaggcgaGGGAGAGCCAGAGAGCAACCAGAGCCCAGGAGAAGGACgagaggaggcaggagcagcagcggaggaCGGAGGCTGCGGAGAACCTGAGGAGTCTGAGGCCGGAGAACTGCCTCAAGAGTCTCACTGTCTGCATAGATCCAGGTAGAGTCTCACTGTCTGCACAGATCCGTATAGAGTCTGCATAGATCCAGGTAGAATCTGCACAGATCCAGGTAGAGTCCAACTCTCTGCATAGATCCAGGTACAGTCTGCATAGATCCAGGTATGCATAGATCCACACAGAGTCTGCATAGATCCACATAGAGTCTGCATAGATCCTACTTTGAGAATAACTTAAATGGTGCACATACCTCTAtaagtcagtgtgttttttccagCTCTCCTGCAGCATGATGGCTCAGACCTCCTGCTGGACACCCTGGCTGCCTATGAGTGGAGGTTCAGCCTTGAGAGCCAGCAACTTCCTAACAGCATCACATGGACCAGAGACGCACCTCAGGCGAGCACCTGATCATTTTCTCAACAGACATTTGGATTAAATGGgatttgtttggtttgatgtaTTTCTACAAacatattcttatttatttccagTTTCTTCAGTGTGATCATTACAGTTTTGTCTTCAGCAGGGCGGAGGCAGCTTGGGTTTGCTGGAGGAGGATCAAACGGTGTTGTTGCTGGGTCTGACTGACTTCCTGGACATGGTGATCTCTGTGAAGAAAGTGAGCAGCTGTTCCCGTCACATTACAGCCCATACCAAAGGACTTTATTGATTTGACCTTATTGTTGCATGTTTTTAATGGTGCTCATGCTCCTTGGTCTCTGCTTCTGTTGCCCCTGCAGATGCTCAACAGTGAAGGGGAAGAAACAGGGGTGGGGTCTTTTCTCAGTCCTCTTTTGGAGCGTCTCAACCGTGATGCCAAGAAGGTGGTCACTCTCTTAGTGACAGACTCTCAGCAAGATTAcaggtcagtgtgtctgtgactgtggcCTGtaatggacagatggacagatgcGTAATTACGTGTGTGCTTCCTTATCACCTTCAATAAAAAGggtaatgttttcacccctgtccatgtTTTTTAACAGATTTCCAAAAtacttgttggaaggatgggacatgggccaagaaacaTTAATATATCGCTATATCACATTAACATTGCGATACAGGGCGGTATTTATGATCATAGATATATTTAAGGgactaatatttatgatttggtgcaatttggttCAGCTCCAAAAGAAAAATCCGAATGTAGTGGATTTAAAGGTGGTTTCATGGGAGGGAggtcttttttttccagccaCTGTTCTGTTGTAGCATTCATTTAAACACTCTGACCTGCCTTATTGTTTTACTGACCAACAGGACAGATGCTTGTGGTGTGCCGTCTGGCCTGGGAATAGAAAGCATGGACGTTGAGGAGGTCTGTTCACTTTAAATCTTGTTTCAACTGTGAAACACTCTCCCTTCGTGTGAGGATGCTTGCTGTCTACAGAAGATGAGAGATTTCTTTCTATGCATCTTTCCAGGCTCTCGTTTACCTACAGCTCTGCAAGAATATCTCAGCGGTCTTCCTGGATGGCTGGCAGGAGGTCACTAACCATGTGTGTGCCGTCACCAAGGCCTTATCTAAACGCCCTTACAAGTATGCACCTGATGGAGTTGATGTCACATTAACAGAACGTGATCTACTCTAAATCCCTATTTGGCCTGTTAGTTCAAATAGAATGTTCTCTTTTGCTGATCAGATATCATTCATTGTCCTGACAGACTCCTGACAGAGCGAACAGAGCTGCCCTTCTGCGTGGATGGATCGTGGGCCAGCGGAGTTCGGGTAGAGAGGGACGGCTCGGGTCTGATTCAGGTCTGGAGCAAACAGATCCAGCAGCTGAACAGAGTTAGCCCTGGTGTGGCCTCCACTGTGACAGCAGCCTATCCgtctcctcagctgctgctgcaggtagACCCGAGTGCACCTCAGTGTGATCCTGTAAGAATGAATACACACAACATTTACTTTGCCTTAAAttcacatgttgttgttttttaggcGTACGAGAGCTTggggtcagaggaggagaggaaggggctGCTGGCTGGTCTCATAGTAAAAAGTGGAGGTAAAGATAGACGACTTGGACCAGAGGTGTCAGCCAGAGTGTACAGATGCTTCACAGCTCAGAACCCCCAGCTGGTCCTGGACTAATTTGTCCACTTGAGAATGACATGGATGGATATCAGCGAGGATCTAATCAAATCTGGTTTCTAATGACACTTTCTCCCCACGTAGCTGCTAGTATGTAAATGTTTACAAGCTAAATACATGCCTTAAATATCATGTTCTCCTccagtaaaataatatttatacttCTGCAGATTCAAGAAATAGATGTTAaggttatatattttgtaaattaaagaATTATATTATGTGTATAAATTTAATACAGTATTCTGATAAATGATGTGTAAATGCAAGCTGTGCTGTTAGAGTGACACCTGTAAACTGCATATTATTTTACTATGTACAAATCAGTGAATAAAAATGAGCTGCacacaatttttctttttccatttattttatagaattGCCTGAGTAAGAAAGTTCATAAACAAAgcatacactgtaaaaacacagtaGCAAATTATCTTGTAAGCAGTAACACAACCACTGTTGACATTCAAGCCAAGTGCTGGTTACAGAGTACAAGGACAAAAAAAGTCATTTTCATGGTATCAAAAAGCAACTCCGCTCCCCCTGGAGTCCCAGAATCCCCAGATAGAAATTtgctaaaatgaaaatgaatgaccCCAATGTCACTCTAAAATGTCAACTTGACTTAAAGTCTCAATCTCTTTTCCCCTTTCATGGACAAAGTTATTTAAGTGGTATAAAATTGCTAGTTATAAAAGAGAAGCAACAATTCGCTCACGTCAACTCAAATATTGGCTAAAAGACAAGATCGCTCTTTTCTTCATGATCTATGTCAGGAGACATTGATGGCAATGGTAGAATAGCTGTGTGCCAAACAATTGGAAGTACATTTTGACCTCAACTCATGTCCAGCGGCATCGTTTGCATTGGTAATCCTCAGGCTCTGAACAGCAGCTATCATAGTCACTGCTGGGAGGAGTTGGAGGGCAGTGGCAAGTGCAGGGTTGAGTTTGAGGGGACGTCTGACAGGGGCACTGGTATGAGACTGCTTCAGGGAACGGACTGGTGCAGGGGCTCCGGGAGGTGCAGGCACTCAGGGGCAATACCGGTctggggctggggctggggctggggctCAAAGGCAGGCTCGTCTCATCATGGAATTCCTCAGGCAAGTTCCTGTGCTGCTCCGAGGCCTCAGGGCTGCTGCTGAGGGTGAAGACCCAGCCCAGTTGTACGTGGAGGAGCGTGCGCAGACCTGGGGGCAGCTCCAGCGCACTGAGTATGTCTGGGCAACAGGGCAACATTTGGTGGAGCCGGGCGCAACAAAGGTACTGCAGGGAGGTGGGTGTATGACAGGCACGGATCACCTTCATACTGCTCTTAGCTGCTGTGGAGCATACCATCGGGTAAAACTTATTGTTTGGGAGCCTTGTGGTAGCAACACCTGTTGTAGCAGAAGAGATGACAGAATGAAAGCGAgagtaaaaagctgttttctcaCAGGTGCTGCTTTAATTATTGGGAAACACGTACCTATGCAGTGCCGATTCTTGTAGAAGGTCAGGGTACCATGCCAGGTGTCAAGGTGCACTCCAATGATGGAGCCGTGCCCAAATTGAGAGGAGAAGTTCACTTTGTCCCCTTTGTGCTGGAGGAGACCTGGGAACAGATACAGATAGAAAATTGACTTTCACTTTCCTCAATGTTTGATTATTTAGGTCCACCACCTCCACAGACTTCTCTGATAACTCAAGGTGTCTAACTCTGACTCTCTAACCTGTGTAGGAGAGCCCCCAGCTGTCTTCATCATGGCCCAGCAGGCTGCCAAAGTTGTACTTGAACTTCTCCAGGTTTACCTCTTTTGTTCCAATTCCCACCATCTACACCAATCAAACCACAGAAAGCAAAACCTCAAAGGACAACAACAGGAGTTCTAGCTCACCAGTAGGTTATATGATTGCAGTGATACTCAGCATTCTGCTAATTTGTCATCAGTATGATTAAAAGGACTGCTCCGCACCATATCGGTTCCATAGACCGGAGAGGTCATCTTGACCTCCCAGAAGTGTTGGCCGTCTGTCAGCTCCTTGGTGCCGCGGATGGCAGCTGTGCCACAGCTGTAGTCGGAATGGAAGCTCACTTTCCTGTTGTCACCGCTGAGGAGGGCTCCGGAGGACTTGAAGTGCTCGTCCCATACCCAGTCAAAACCTAAAAGCACACCAGACATGCATGCTGCTGTCATGAAACTTTCATGTCTCCCTATTTCAAACTGTCAAATGAATCCACTACTTTAGTTTATGACCAAATTACTTCAAATATTCCATTTAGCATTAtctgctaacatgctaacatgctaaacttAGACGGTAAACATTATACCCTTTAAGTAGTAAGCATGGCTATAGACACTTTGTCTGGTGATCCTGTTTGAAACTCTGATATCTTCGTTATGTTTTAAGTTACTAAACACATTACCAGAATCTGTGGAATTTACTTTTAGTCCAGCATGGTATCAAGAATCAGTCCACAGTGTCAGCAGCTAACACACCAGGGGGGCAGATAGGCCTTGGGACAATCAACAAAGTCTTTTCCTAGGTAATAAAATCAGCTAAATGTATCTATTGagcaacaaaatgtttttactgtcagtGTCTTTTTTACCGTGTGTTCTAATTTCTGTGATCTGATTTACTAAAAgccaaatataatatatataaaaatgaactTTCATATTAATGAAAAGGTCATATTCTTATACTAGTCTGTGCAGCCTCAGTACCAGGCTACACCACATAAACCAACAAGTTTATGTGGTGTATTTCAGTATTTCTAAGATTTCGCTCACTCTGATCCTCCTCCCCACAGAGGCAGTCACTGAATCCCTGGCTTAGCTCTTCCTGTGGCTGACACTGGCAGAAAGAGTCCCCTATCGACGCCGCTGTGCTGGGTAAGGCCACCACGTCAGAGACAGCCTGGGAACTCACAGCAACGTAATCCACTTTAGCCTCCATGACGCTGATCTGGTGGACACAAACAGTACAAACAGCTTCACGTAAGTCCAGGGACGTGGTCATGGTCCAGAAATGTTGGTTCAGTcgaatgaaaaggaaaaaagcttTTGGAttatatttactgttttatcaATTTCACTGGCAGGTgcaattttgtaaaaaaaaaagaaagacagattgCTAAATCAGGACAGGGAAATTATAATCTTGTTGTATTGCACACTAATCCCAAGAGCCAAATGAGAGCCAGCACCCATATGCCATGTTTCAAACCCTGTCTACTAAAACCTGTTCGTGCTTCCTATTGGTGAGAGAAGTCATGTGAACCAATAAGTAAAATTAGACCCTTTCCAAAAATACCATCCTCCCATGAGTGATGTGACCATGTCTTACACATGGCCATTTCAGACAGGCCACAGGCCCAGTGGAAAACTACTGGTACTCAGGTAGAAAACGTATCTTTACACAGCCGCGGCTCCTCTTTGATTTCTGAAAGGAAAAGTAAGTTTCTTATCCACTAACAGTCAACGAGTACTACTTGTGTCTCATTCTCCAGTTATTTGCATTTCTATCTGAATTTCCCACATTTCACACCACCTCCTTTTAAATTCCCACTTCTCTCTTCATGCTTTCATCTTTTGTTCTACCCTTACACCCTCACTGTCTCACCTCCGTCGTGATCTGGTCTTCCCACTCCTCTCTGTCCATCATCTGGATCTTTGCCATGGCATCTGTCTCTTGCCGTATTTCGCTCCTGGCCCACAGCCGAGCCCGGCCGTTTCTGCCTCTTCTCAGCATGGCAGCTCTGTGGACGGCGACCCACAAACCCTGTGACCAGCTGGTAGGTATCGGTACAGATTAATTTGTGACAGATACTTATTCATATTCAATCACACATTTTCCCAAACTAGCAGCCTATATTcaaggaggagagacacaaatAACTTTCTGTTTCAGACGGGGGGAGAATTCGGGGGGGGAATTCTCATTGCTCTGAACTGAATATGGGTTGAACTGCAAAATGACCTCACTAACAAATTTAAAACTTCTGAAACCAGTGAGTATAAAATCAATTTGcatgatttcattttcaaagaTGAGGTGTGACTGCAGTGTGTTTTCTCCCCAAAAAATGACAGTGcttgtttttcttactttctttacATCCTCACTGTGATTCACAAGTGACTTACTTACAAACTTGTTGGACAACTAAAACAAGAGTTACAAATCAGTCAATAGGAACCTGCAGAATATCATTTAGAGGGAAATGTCTCCTTCAGACTGATCTTTGTGTGGTAGCTCACCTATTTCTATCCGTCCCATATGTCACAGTTGGCAACAGGTAGTGTTTCCACGCACTTGTTTAACCTTTAAACCCAACCCTCTGCTCTGCCACACTGGTAGCATGGTCGGCCGCatacacacaagacacagaTAATGTCGTCGAACCTAGTGACTGCTATGTATATCGAGTAGAAGTCATAGATTTGAATACTGTCCTAATATTGACTGTGACACTGGACGATAGAATTATATGGCAGTTTACTCACCTGTTATGTTCGGTTTTGGTAATGGTGGAAGTGGATCAAAAATCATGTGACAATAATTAAAAGATTTTGGAGAAGTTTAAGTCTTGTTAAGTCGGTTCCATCAGGACAAACAACAGAAAGTGACACGCTGCATGTCCTTCATGAAGACTTCTCTAATAAACACTAAGCAATCAGTGAGGCTGGTGCATTCCACTGAAAAGAACACGATTTGTCAGGTAATGTAAACACAAGCATTAGTCTTAGTTGACTGTTGTCACACTTTCCTCTTGGCCTCATTGACCCggaaagagagacaaacacaggccgagtatgtttgctttttaaaacgCATGTCTGTGTTGAACTCTTTCCCACCCGTCAGTAATCATTACAATCAATAACCTTGGATTGGTTTTGATTTTctgaaaagtaagaaaataatttttaaaatccacatgtagcagtaaaacatttattctatgtagagaaaaaaggttttattataCTCGATACTAAGTGCATTAGATTTATTCTATAGTATAATAACCATTAGTTGCCACAGGAAGAGTTTTTGTTTTCCCAACGCCCCTTGACATAACATCACGTCTCTAATGTCAGTGCCGAGCGCAGCAGCTGGTGACTGCTTTTCAAGCAGGTGCAGGGGATACATGCCAAAAATTTAGATTAGTTAGTCTGGAGGTAGTCTCACTTTAATTGGTCTTTACCCTACATACTGTTAATGCATCATCTGGACAAATTAGTCAGGTCAAATTACAGTACCTCTATCAGCCAGTGTGCGAGCGTGACAGTGATCTGGATGGGTTCTGTTTAAGATGCTGAAATTATTGAGAATGATTCTGGTGCGAACCATTGGCTGTGTCCTGCAACAGAATCTCATCTTCTATTCACTACACAAAACAGTACAATCTGCAATCTGCTCTACATAGTATCATACATACATAGATAGTATCTCTCAAATATCTCAGCCAAAGACCTTAATATGCAGCTTCTTTCATCTGAAATCCATTCATCTACAGTGCAGcagggatttttctttttccgtaTGGTCTTACCTTACAGCAGTCTTCCTGTACACTGTCTTGCAGTGGCTCATTTGAAAGTCGGTGTGCCACTATAACTATAACTGACTGTGTGACAGTTTGCACACTGTCCCACTTCTCCGAGCGAGACGTAAACATTACCTCTCCACGCCCTCGTCTCCTGCTTATTGGATAGGGcctgtgaggaggagggttttaTGGTAATGTACTTAGTTACCTTCACCTAACTGGGGTAACAATCTAATCTGAATTTTGGCCTTTGTGAAAATCATGTGCTGTGTTCTGTGGTAATAACACAGGGGAGGGACGTGCTCTAAAATTATCACAATATACTTGGTATTTGGTTATATTTACCATTCACTATACCTAAAATACTAATGTATAATTCAAACATGTATGTTGTTAGTTATCATTTTTTGCTGCTGTTAGTGTAAAGTGTCTTGATTTCCAGTATATTTGGGAGAATAATATATCTATACATATACCTATATCTATATCCATATCTTTGTCTATATATATACCTTTACTTGTATATATCTACGAATACATCTATATCTAAATATCAACATTGTCATCtacatctatatctatataaacatctttatttatatctatatagatacatctatatctatataaatatcAACAACTTAATTTCTATCTATACAAACACATCTGTATCTAcatctatataaatatgcaTCTATATCTACATAAATATCAACATCTTGAATctatataaatatcaatatgtttatttatatctcaATTTCTATATATCTATGTCTATTTGACTTTAGCTCACGCTTCCAGATTCTTTGTTGTGCTTTGTTAGACGTGTTTATTATCACATATGATTATCACCCACAAGTGAACCAGCCATTCTAATGCTGATTGTGATATTTTGTGGGGTGATTGAACGCACCATATTGTGCCTCGGCAGCCTATTGGTGGCGCTGCGCGAGAGGCGGGACGTAGATGCAAGCGGTGCAACGCAATTGGAGAAGCAGATGAGCACCCTATGACGTCACCAGGAAGCGGCTCAATCCGGTGCTGCGTGTGCATGTTGTAGCCCCAAGTCTAAAACATGGAACAAAACAATGGTAGGTGGAAACCACAGCTCTACAGAGTTTTCAAGATGCTTGAGTCTGACGTGTAGCttgttattttttacatcagctgtgtgtgttaaatgCTAAAAGATGGCAGCTAACAGAACCCGCTGCGTGTAGGGTAACAGCTTGTATAACTTGTTAGCAGAAGCTAACTGGAAATAAGCTCAAGTTGTACATGTTAAACTTTGTCAGCTACTAAAACGCCTCTGAGATAAATAGCTAATGTAATAAGAGGCTGTTACAtcgtgacctctgacccactTACCGTGTTGAACCCGTGAACTCAGCTGACGAAACGTGACCCGGGTCCCGACCTGTTTCTGATAACATCCACTGTTCAGATCGCCATTTGCAGATGAGAAAGAACCCAGATGTGTTTGGTGCACTCACCATGTTTCTCTGTTCCGCAGCGGACGGGAATCTGGCCCAGGTTCGACACGTCGTGTTGGTCCTGTCCGGGAAGGGAGGTGTGGGAAAGAGCACCATCACCACAGAGTTGGCCCTGGCTCTCAGACATGCAGGCAAGAAGGTGTGTAACACGCAGAGAGGCTTGGAAATATGCTACAGCGGATTATAAAGCATGTACCTTCAGTATTGTGTATTAAAGTCCATTCATTATTTCCCTCtcaagggatagttcactgaaaaattaaaattcactcattatctactcaccactaggGGTGGGTGAAgcgtttgaagaagtggtcaccatttacttcaattgctTTGGAAACCCCAAAAGTTTTTTATTGACTacaacacttcacccacccctccgtcGGTATAGTGACTAGAGAATGagtccattttcatttttagggtgaactatccctttaagcagcTGCAGTCCCTGTCATTCTGCTAGgagtgtttttacagttttgtatAATTCTGCACACTATTCCTGACTTG
This is a stretch of genomic DNA from Hippoglossus stenolepis isolate QCI-W04-F060 chromosome 21, HSTE1.2, whole genome shotgun sequence. It encodes these proteins:
- the LOC118100239 gene encoding probable crossover junction endonuclease EME2 isoform X2, whose product is MSVLRRADAWEISESEEETDIETKSQLNQDEISQTTTTSSHCSSDLKRKTSPATRSGSDRTSASLPHHGSDTPGPARKRRSREEVEADRERARERREARESQRATRAQEKDERRQEQQRRTEAAENLRSLRPENCLKSLTVCIDPALLQHDGSDLLLDTLAAYEWRFSLESQQLPNSITWTRDAPQGGGSLGLLEEDQTVLLLGLTDFLDMVISVKKMLNSEGEETGVGSFLSPLLERLNRDAKKVVTLLVTDSQQDYRTDACGVPSGLGIESMDVEEALVYLQLCKNISAVFLDGWQEVTNHVCAVTKALSKRPYKLLTERTELPFCVDGSWASGVRVERDGSGLIQVWSKQIQQLNRVSPGVASTVTAAYPSPQLLLQAYESLGSEEERKGLLAGLIVKSGGKDRRLGPEVSARVYRCFTAQNPQLVLD
- the mfsd1l gene encoding major facilitator superfamily domain-containing protein 1, giving the protein MVQPAERAYYRFGVLFFNCLLTFGSYFCFDIPSVLQDQFQGNLTCPNVTVINGTVDCVEGLGMNPQQYNLLYAIYAWTNAVVVIIAGFLIDKLGNRFGVFLFSFLCVLGSSLFALGSHFKGTPYLLPLMLTGRLLFGSGNGSLTIVQNRITAFWFKGKELALAFGLTLAFSRLGSVLNFFLTQNFEEKYGMQWTLWGGTLLCVLGFISAIVVSTMDKVGMKQLGLDGAIQEQSRKVRIQDVRLLSLRYWLLVLTIMFFYNGIFPFIADASKFIQDKYTGYSQKEAAYIAGAVYDSSLVLSASVGILIDFVGLRGIFAVACAVLTLPVFGLLAFTFVPPLVSTIWLGITYSFAASSMWPSIPLVVPQATLGTAMGLATSIQMVGIGVSNLVVGQILGSKSSETKIPLWRWQRMMIFMLANTISCIVTSVLLNVVDHRQGGTLNKTTKKSGQAESDSDREPLTQGEEEPNNDEDDEAVRSNSINS
- the LOC118100239 gene encoding probable crossover junction endonuclease EME2 isoform X1, which encodes MSVLRRADAWEISESEEETDIETKSQLNQDEISQTTTTSSHCSSDLKRKTSPATRSGSDRTSASLPHHGSDTPGPARKRRSREEVEADRERARERREARESQRATRAQEKDERRQEQQRRTEAAENLRSLRPENCLKSLTVCIDPALLQHDGSDLLLDTLAAYEWRFSLESQQLPNSITWTRDAPQQGGGSLGLLEEDQTVLLLGLTDFLDMVISVKKMLNSEGEETGVGSFLSPLLERLNRDAKKVVTLLVTDSQQDYRTDACGVPSGLGIESMDVEEALVYLQLCKNISAVFLDGWQEVTNHVCAVTKALSKRPYKLLTERTELPFCVDGSWASGVRVERDGSGLIQVWSKQIQQLNRVSPGVASTVTAAYPSPQLLLQAYESLGSEEERKGLLAGLIVKSGGKDRRLGPEVSARVYRCFTAQNPQLVLD